One segment of Niabella beijingensis DNA contains the following:
- a CDS encoding phosphosulfolactate synthase: protein MKFNLTQMPERYVRPRTNGITMVMDKGLSIDEAKSFMSVSYPHVDVVKLGFGTAVVTPNLEEKIEVYRSYDIPVYFGGTLFEAYLVRNQVDDYIAICKHFGIDYMEVSDGSISIPHAEKCGYIEKLTQHGTVLSEVGSKDATHIIPPYKWIELMKAELEAGSSYVIAEAREAGNVGIYRGTGEVREGLVQEILTQIPSEKIIWEAPQKAQQLYFLELIGCNVNLGNIPPNEVIALEAMRIGLRGDSFDLYLDNKTAF, encoded by the coding sequence ATGAAGTTTAATTTGACGCAGATGCCGGAACGGTACGTACGTCCACGTACAAACGGCATCACAATGGTAATGGATAAGGGGTTGAGTATTGATGAGGCCAAGAGTTTTATGAGTGTTTCTTATCCTCATGTTGATGTGGTAAAGCTGGGATTTGGTACCGCCGTCGTAACCCCGAACCTGGAGGAGAAGATTGAGGTATACCGTTCTTATGATATCCCGGTTTATTTTGGGGGTACCTTATTTGAAGCGTATCTTGTAAGAAACCAGGTGGATGACTACATTGCCATCTGTAAGCATTTCGGAATCGATTATATGGAAGTGAGCGATGGCTCGATCAGTATCCCGCACGCAGAAAAATGCGGTTATATTGAGAAGCTGACCCAGCATGGAACGGTGTTGAGTGAGGTGGGCAGCAAGGATGCCACCCATATCATCCCGCCATATAAATGGATTGAGCTGATGAAAGCAGAGCTGGAAGCCGGATCATCCTATGTGATTGCGGAAGCGCGGGAAGCCGGAAATGTGGGTATCTACCGCGGTACCGGTGAAGTGCGGGAAGGACTGGTACAGGAGATCCTCACCCAGATCCCTTCTGAAAAGATCATCTGGGAGGCACCGCAGAAGGCCCAGCAGCTTTATTTCCTGGAGCTGATCGGCTGTAATGTGAACCTGGGCAATATCCCTCCCAATGAAGTGATAGCACTGGAGGCCATGCGTATCGGGCTGAGGGGGGATTCATTTGATTTATACCTCGATAATAAAACGGCATTTTAA
- a CDS encoding penicillin-binding protein 1A → MKKSVRIFWRIFFILFGLGILTVLLANWGVFGKMPSLAELENPTITQASEVLAADGTLMGKYYLPNGNRSLVKYRDISPNVINALIATEDKRFYDHAGIDLKGTLRAIFLLGREGGGSTITQQLALALFNQRASNKAVRVIQKLKEWIISVKLERNFTKEEIVALYLNAVPFSDNVYGIRNASRTWFQKEPDRLSVDEAALLVGMINGPGIYNPRRNPKLAMDRRNLVIARMVENGNLSGAEADRLSAAPMKVNYRKMDENTGYAPYFRDVLRDELKTVLKDLKKPDGSSYSLYEDGLKIYTTINPQMQQYAEEAVYMQVPNLQRALVRQSFIKSGAVWKGHDNVLLRAMKESDRWRSMADDGFSDKEIKASFYKKVPMRIFAWIPGKARDTVMTPYDSIKYHRTMVQSAFMVMDPVTGEVKAWVGGIDFKTYKYDHVNLRTKRQVGSTIKPLLYAQAIEERGMTPESMVEDVQQNFGNGQLVPATGRTCTGRTMTMASALAWSRNCATAYIMKQVGPAQFSNFLQRINIPTKVAPFPSIALGSCELSLFEMLWGYSIFGGRGFSTKPYFISRIEDRNGNVIKRFDYSVNRKEAISEATAYTMSRMMQGIVDKGTAAGLRARLGAAEMAGKTGTTNDNSDAWFMGFTPQLLGGVWVGCDDRFIRNEGRGGFGGEAARPIWEAFFKKVYADKSLGINRDEKFAEPATMENEVLSADPSIYVTSENPEPTAEGEDAGVGTEQDYMQNNNEYIGPESKPLLDENKPIKDTVKKEPAKAPQGKPIGSADQPKKKKGFLGGLFKKKDKKKNQQDE, encoded by the coding sequence ATGAAGAAATCAGTTCGTATTTTTTGGCGAATTTTTTTCATTTTATTTGGCCTTGGCATTTTAACGGTATTGCTCGCGAACTGGGGCGTATTTGGCAAAATGCCTTCACTGGCAGAACTGGAAAACCCCACTATCACCCAGGCCTCTGAAGTACTGGCGGCAGACGGAACCCTTATGGGAAAGTATTACCTCCCCAACGGGAACAGATCCCTGGTAAAATACCGTGATATTTCCCCCAATGTGATCAATGCGTTGATCGCCACAGAAGACAAACGTTTCTATGACCACGCTGGTATTGACCTTAAAGGTACGCTGAGGGCCATCTTTTTACTGGGTAGAGAAGGCGGTGGCAGTACCATTACCCAGCAGCTGGCCCTGGCGCTGTTTAATCAGCGGGCCAGCAACAAAGCTGTTCGGGTCATCCAGAAACTGAAGGAATGGATCATTTCTGTAAAGCTGGAACGGAACTTTACCAAAGAAGAGATCGTTGCCTTATACCTGAATGCCGTACCTTTTAGTGACAACGTATATGGCATCCGCAATGCTTCCAGGACCTGGTTTCAGAAGGAACCGGATCGCCTGAGCGTGGATGAAGCTGCACTCCTGGTCGGAATGATCAATGGTCCCGGTATTTACAACCCCAGGAGAAATCCCAAACTGGCGATGGACCGGAGGAACCTGGTGATCGCCCGTATGGTGGAAAACGGGAATCTGTCCGGTGCAGAAGCCGACCGGCTGTCGGCGGCGCCTATGAAGGTGAACTACAGGAAAATGGATGAGAACACCGGTTATGCGCCTTATTTCCGGGATGTGCTGCGCGACGAACTGAAGACCGTGCTGAAAGACCTGAAAAAACCGGATGGGTCCTCCTATAGTCTTTATGAAGACGGGTTAAAGATCTATACCACCATCAACCCCCAGATGCAGCAATATGCAGAAGAAGCCGTTTACATGCAGGTACCTAATTTGCAACGGGCGCTCGTGCGCCAGTCCTTTATAAAGAGCGGCGCCGTGTGGAAAGGCCATGACAATGTACTGCTGCGCGCCATGAAGGAAAGTGATCGCTGGAGAAGTATGGCGGATGACGGTTTTTCAGACAAAGAGATCAAAGCCTCTTTCTATAAAAAAGTACCCATGCGTATCTTCGCCTGGATCCCCGGCAAGGCACGCGACACCGTAATGACACCTTACGACTCGATTAAATACCACCGCACCATGGTGCAGTCGGCATTTATGGTGATGGACCCTGTCACCGGCGAAGTAAAGGCCTGGGTGGGAGGTATTGACTTTAAGACCTATAAGTACGATCACGTAAATCTCCGAACAAAACGTCAGGTGGGTTCCACCATCAAGCCATTGCTTTACGCCCAGGCGATCGAAGAAAGAGGAATGACGCCGGAATCGATGGTGGAAGATGTGCAACAGAACTTTGGCAACGGTCAGCTGGTGCCTGCCACCGGCCGTACCTGTACCGGCAGAACCATGACGATGGCCTCCGCCCTTGCCTGGTCCCGGAACTGCGCCACCGCTTATATTATGAAACAGGTGGGACCGGCCCAGTTCTCTAACTTTTTACAGCGCATCAATATCCCTACAAAAGTAGCGCCCTTCCCGTCCATCGCCCTGGGCTCCTGTGAGCTTTCGCTTTTCGAAATGCTTTGGGGATACTCCATTTTTGGAGGACGTGGTTTTTCCACCAAACCTTATTTTATCAGCCGGATCGAAGACCGGAATGGTAACGTGATCAAACGGTTCGACTATAGTGTGAACCGGAAAGAAGCCATCAGCGAGGCCACTGCCTATACCATGAGCCGTATGATGCAGGGGATTGTGGACAAAGGCACAGCAGCAGGTCTGCGTGCCCGTCTGGGCGCTGCGGAAATGGCGGGGAAGACCGGAACCACCAACGACAACAGTGATGCCTGGTTTATGGGCTTCACTCCTCAGTTACTGGGAGGGGTTTGGGTAGGTTGTGATGACCGCTTTATCCGCAATGAAGGCAGAGGCGGGTTTGGAGGCGAAGCTGCCCGTCCCATCTGGGAAGCTTTTTTCAAAAAAGTATATGCGGATAAATCGTTAGGCATAAACAGGGATGAAAAGTTTGCAGAGCCCGCCACCATGGAAAATGAAGTGCTGAGTGCGGATCCTTCGATCTATGTTACTTCTGAAAATCCGGAGCCTACCGCTGAAGGGGAAGATGCAGGAGTAGGCACCGAGCAGGATTATATGCAAAACAATAATGAGTACATTGGTCCGGAATCCAAACCTTTGCTGGATGAGAACAAACCAATAAAAGATACGGTTAAAAAAGAACCGGCAAAGGCGCCTCAGGGAAAACCGATCGGGTCAGCAGACCAGCCGAAAAAGAAAAAAGGATTCCTGGGCGGACTCTTTAAGAAAAAGGACAAGAAAAAAAATCAGCAGGACGAATAG
- a CDS encoding aminotransferase class I/II-fold pyridoxal phosphate-dependent enzyme: MADIFERLLNNYGPIGQHRERAHGYFAFPKLEGEIGSVMKFRGNDVIVWSLNNYLGLANHPEIRKADAEGAAQYGLALPMGARMMSGNSNLHEQLEAELAAFVHKEDTVLLNFGYQGMVSIIDVLCSRHDVIVYDAESHACIIDGLRLHPGHRFVFKHNNIEDFEKQMERATALIEKQKSGGILVITEGVFGMAGDQGKLKEITALKGKYDFRLLVDDAHGFGTLGKTGAGAGEEQGVQDQIDIYFSTFAKSMASIGAFVAGDRKIIDYIRYNIRSQIFAKSLPMPLVVGNLKRLELLRTRPELKAKLWENALKLQNGLKERGFDIGTTDSVVTPIYMKGGVEEATAMVMDLREHYRIFCSIVVYPVIPKGHIIYRLIPTASHTDADIEATLNAFSAVKEKLDAGTYKTNAIPDMAERS; this comes from the coding sequence ATGGCAGACATTTTCGAGCGGTTATTAAACAATTACGGACCCATTGGACAACACCGGGAAAGGGCCCATGGTTATTTTGCTTTTCCAAAGCTGGAAGGGGAAATAGGAAGTGTAATGAAATTCCGGGGCAACGATGTGATCGTCTGGAGTTTGAACAATTACCTGGGGCTGGCCAATCATCCGGAAATAAGAAAAGCAGATGCAGAAGGGGCGGCTCAATACGGCCTTGCCTTACCCATGGGTGCCCGGATGATGAGCGGCAACTCCAACCTTCACGAACAGCTGGAGGCAGAACTCGCCGCTTTTGTACATAAAGAAGACACGGTGCTGTTGAACTTTGGCTACCAGGGCATGGTGAGTATCATCGATGTGCTTTGCAGCCGCCATGATGTTATTGTTTACGACGCAGAAAGTCATGCCTGTATTATCGACGGACTGCGGCTGCATCCGGGGCATCGCTTCGTGTTCAAGCACAATAATATTGAAGACTTTGAAAAGCAGATGGAGCGGGCCACGGCGCTCATTGAAAAACAAAAATCGGGCGGTATCCTGGTGATCACGGAAGGCGTTTTTGGCATGGCCGGTGACCAGGGAAAACTGAAAGAGATCACGGCATTGAAAGGCAAATACGATTTCCGCCTCCTGGTAGATGATGCGCATGGTTTCGGTACGCTGGGTAAGACCGGCGCAGGTGCCGGAGAAGAGCAGGGCGTACAGGATCAGATCGATATTTATTTTTCCACCTTTGCAAAATCAATGGCATCCATCGGCGCCTTTGTTGCCGGCGACCGGAAGATCATCGACTACATCCGCTACAACATCCGCAGCCAGATCTTTGCAAAAAGCCTGCCCATGCCGCTGGTTGTCGGCAATCTGAAACGCCTGGAACTGCTGCGTACCCGGCCTGAGCTAAAAGCCAAGCTCTGGGAAAATGCATTAAAACTGCAAAATGGTTTAAAAGAAAGAGGATTCGACATCGGTACCACAGACTCTGTTGTAACGCCCATTTATATGAAGGGCGGTGTAGAAGAAGCCACTGCAATGGTGATGGACCTCAGGGAACACTACCGCATCTTCTGTTCGATCGTGGTGTACCCGGTAATTCCAAAAGGACATATCATTTACCGTCTGATCCCTACCGCCAGTCACACCGACGCAGATATAGAAGCCACATTAAACGCTTTCTCTGCAGTAAAGGAAAAACTGGATGCGGGAACCTATAAAACAAACGCGATACCCGATATGGCGGAGCGCTCGTAA
- a CDS encoding YbjQ family protein, whose product MNKKFILTTTATISLKNAEIVEYCGIVSGETVIGANIVRDFFAGIRDIVGGRSGSYEEVLREAKDTALKEMQDYAIQLGANGVIGVDLDYETVGQSMLMVTASGTAVKIEGI is encoded by the coding sequence ATGAATAAGAAATTTATACTTACCACTACCGCTACCATCAGTTTAAAAAACGCAGAAATCGTGGAATATTGTGGTATCGTATCCGGCGAAACGGTGATCGGTGCCAATATCGTCCGGGATTTTTTTGCAGGTATCCGGGACATCGTAGGCGGCCGGTCGGGATCTTATGAAGAGGTATTGCGGGAAGCCAAAGATACCGCCCTTAAAGAGATGCAGGACTACGCCATCCAACTGGGCGCAAACGGGGTGATTGGTGTAGACCTGGATTACGAAACCGTTGGTCAGAGTATGCTGATGGTTACCGCAAGCGGCACTGCTGTAAAGATAGAAGGCATTTAA
- a CDS encoding UbiX family flavin prenyltransferase: protein MKRKIVVAITGASGSIYPSRLLSKLLTVQDQWSEIGVVVTNNAKEVWQVETGTAFRTEPSFSYYDTTDFNAPFASGSGRFDTMIIIPCSMGVLGRIATGISNDLITRAADVVLKERRKLICVVRETPYSLVHIRNMEALTLAGGIVCPATPSYYSRPKTIEAVADTVVDRVLDLAGLDIPSYRWGTTGPLIDETNA from the coding sequence ATGAAAAGAAAAATTGTAGTGGCTATCACCGGTGCAAGCGGTTCCATTTACCCTTCCAGGCTGCTATCAAAACTCTTGACCGTACAGGATCAGTGGAGCGAGATTGGTGTTGTAGTTACCAATAATGCAAAAGAAGTGTGGCAGGTAGAAACAGGAACTGCTTTCAGAACGGAACCTTCTTTTTCGTATTATGATACCACTGATTTTAATGCACCTTTTGCGTCGGGCAGCGGCCGCTTCGATACAATGATCATCATCCCCTGCTCAATGGGCGTCCTGGGACGCATCGCAACGGGTATTTCAAATGACCTGATCACAAGGGCAGCAGACGTGGTACTGAAAGAGCGCCGCAAACTGATCTGTGTGGTACGCGAAACCCCCTACAGCCTGGTTCATATCCGGAATATGGAAGCCCTTACACTGGCCGGTGGTATCGTATGTCCCGCAACTCCTTCTTATTACAGCAGGCCCAAAACCATCGAAGCGGTTGCGGACACCGTGGTAGACCGGGTTCTGGACCTCGCCGGACTGGACATTCCGTCTTACCGTTGGGGAACAACCGGTCCATTGATTGATGAAACCAATGCCTGA
- a CDS encoding protein-disulfide reductase DsbD domain-containing protein has protein sequence MKYVLIGLLSVLAFGTVKAQGDPASWKFSAKKISEKVYDVQMVATLKSGWHLYSQTQPKGAIAYPTKVDFTNNPLLIRTGNVKELGKMEKFHDATTNSTAHQYGNTVTFVQRVTLKAPAKTALSGTVEYQTCDDKKCLPPKKVPFNVPLG, from the coding sequence ATGAAGTATGTTTTGATCGGCTTATTGTCTGTGCTGGCCTTTGGCACCGTAAAAGCACAGGGCGATCCGGCAAGCTGGAAGTTTTCCGCAAAAAAGATCAGTGAAAAAGTATATGATGTACAAATGGTAGCCACTCTGAAAAGCGGCTGGCACCTGTATTCCCAAACACAACCCAAGGGAGCCATTGCTTATCCTACAAAAGTGGACTTCACCAATAACCCGCTTCTCATCCGTACCGGCAATGTAAAGGAACTGGGAAAAATGGAAAAGTTTCATGATGCCACCACCAACTCAACCGCGCATCAGTATGGCAATACCGTAACATTTGTACAGCGGGTAACGCTTAAAGCTCCTGCAAAGACCGCGCTTTCCGGTACAGTGGAATACCAGACATGTGATGACAAAAAATGCCTGCCTCCGAAGAAGGTACCTTTCAATGTACCGCTGGGATAA
- the purQ gene encoding phosphoribosylformylglycinamidine synthase subunit PurQ has translation MKFGVIIFPGSNCDRDMLDALQYDLNQEVVPLWHKSEDISAFTTEDCIVLPGGFSYGDYLRCGAIARFSPVMKQVIDFAGSGGKVYGVCNGFQILCESGLLPGALLRNERQQYICKNIFIKADGFYKEQLKEDTELYQDVYKIPIAHGEGRFYADPQTLDQLKENGQILFRYCDADGNETPGSNPNGSTDNIAGICNAGRNVFGMMPHPERACSAVLGNEDGKKILTSLLMAKQLVP, from the coding sequence ATGAAATTTGGAGTAATAATATTCCCCGGATCCAATTGCGACCGGGATATGCTGGATGCATTACAGTATGATCTTAACCAGGAAGTGGTTCCGCTCTGGCACAAAAGTGAGGATATCAGTGCCTTTACCACAGAGGACTGTATTGTATTGCCCGGCGGTTTTTCCTATGGCGATTACCTGCGTTGCGGTGCCATTGCGCGTTTCAGCCCGGTAATGAAACAGGTGATCGACTTTGCCGGAAGCGGTGGAAAAGTGTATGGGGTTTGTAACGGTTTCCAGATCCTTTGCGAATCGGGTTTATTGCCGGGGGCACTATTACGCAATGAACGGCAGCAATACATCTGTAAGAACATTTTTATAAAGGCGGATGGTTTTTATAAAGAACAGCTGAAAGAAGACACCGAACTGTATCAGGATGTTTACAAGATCCCCATCGCACATGGTGAAGGGAGGTTTTATGCCGACCCGCAAACACTGGATCAGCTGAAAGAAAACGGACAGATCCTTTTCAGGTATTGTGATGCCGATGGCAACGAAACACCCGGAAGCAACCCCAACGGGTCAACGGACAATATCGCAGGTATCTGCAACGCCGGCCGGAATGTTTTTGGAATGATGCCGCATCCCGAGCGGGCCTGCAGCGCCGTGCTGGGCAACGAGGATGGGAAGAAGATCCTCACCTCCCTGTTAATGGCAAAGCAACTGGTTCCTTAG
- a CDS encoding KUP/HAK/KT family potassium transporter → MKASTNKMTAAGLLVALGIIYGDIGTSPLYVFNAIIGNREVNELLVIGSLSCIIWTLTLQTTIKYVVLILRADNRGEGGTFALFALVRRRRKWLVIPAMIGGAAMIADGIITPPMTITSAVEGLSILPSLRHMSTNTIVIIVLCILCAFFFLQQFGTASIGKVFGPVMFLWFTMLAVFGLIHLFDDVSIFRALSPHYAIDFLIRYPHGFWLLGAVFLCTTGAEALYSDLGHCGRENIRISWMYVKLCLLLNYFGQGAYLLSRHDGLTITESVKKTLGINAFFNLMPEWFIVPGVVIATTAAIIASQAMISGAYTLISEAMRLNLWPKVKIRYPSEAKGQLFIPAINTLMFVGCVGVVLYFQQSSRMEAAYGLAIIVTMLTTTILFANYLVLKRIKPIWVYLFIAGYLVIEIAYLIALLAKFVHGGYITVMIGGLMFIVMYVWYRARKIKNRYVEFVRMEHYIPKMQELSADRSIAKYATHLIYLTSADNPKEIEHKIIYSILNKKPKRADIYWFVHVDTLDDPYTAEYKVEHIIPNDIIRIDFRLGFRIQPRINIMFKKVVEDLVVNNEVNIISRYESLASSNTVGDFQFMVMEKYLSPDNDLPFMEKIIMKLHFLIKQISLSEEKGFGLDLSNVTVEKFPLIVAPLTSVKLNRIQDPE, encoded by the coding sequence GTGAAAGCTTCCACAAACAAAATGACGGCCGCCGGCCTGCTAGTTGCATTGGGAATTATATATGGCGACATCGGCACATCCCCTCTTTATGTGTTTAATGCAATTATCGGGAACCGCGAGGTGAACGAGCTGCTGGTCATAGGGTCGCTTTCCTGTATCATCTGGACCCTTACCCTGCAAACCACCATTAAATACGTAGTGCTCATCCTTAGGGCCGATAACCGGGGGGAAGGCGGTACCTTTGCCTTATTTGCCCTGGTGAGAAGGCGACGAAAATGGCTGGTCATCCCTGCCATGATCGGCGGTGCCGCTATGATCGCCGATGGAATCATTACCCCGCCTATGACCATCACTTCCGCTGTTGAAGGACTTTCCATCCTCCCCTCCCTGAGGCATATGTCTACCAATACCATTGTTATCATTGTCCTTTGCATTCTCTGTGCCTTCTTTTTCCTGCAGCAGTTCGGTACAGCCTCCATCGGCAAGGTATTTGGTCCGGTGATGTTCCTTTGGTTCACCATGCTGGCCGTTTTCGGCCTCATCCATTTATTTGATGACGTATCAATTTTCCGGGCCCTCAGCCCGCATTATGCCATCGATTTCCTGATCCGGTACCCGCACGGTTTCTGGCTGCTGGGGGCGGTCTTTCTCTGTACCACGGGAGCAGAGGCGCTCTACAGCGATCTGGGGCACTGCGGAAGGGAGAACATCCGGATATCCTGGATGTATGTAAAATTATGCCTGCTGCTCAACTATTTTGGGCAGGGTGCCTACCTGTTGTCCCGTCACGACGGACTGACCATTACCGAATCGGTTAAAAAGACCCTGGGTATCAATGCCTTTTTTAATTTAATGCCGGAGTGGTTTATTGTACCGGGTGTGGTCATTGCCACCACCGCGGCGATCATTGCCAGCCAGGCCATGATATCCGGCGCCTATACGCTTATCAGTGAGGCCATGCGGCTGAACCTCTGGCCCAAGGTAAAAATAAGATACCCGTCCGAAGCAAAAGGACAGCTGTTCATACCCGCGATCAACACCCTGATGTTTGTGGGCTGTGTCGGCGTGGTGCTTTATTTTCAGCAATCCTCCCGTATGGAAGCAGCCTACGGACTGGCCATTATCGTAACCATGCTCACCACCACCATCCTTTTTGCCAATTACCTGGTGCTGAAAAGGATCAAACCGATCTGGGTCTACCTCTTTATTGCCGGGTACCTGGTGATCGAAATTGCCTACCTTATCGCATTGCTGGCAAAATTTGTACACGGGGGTTATATTACGGTGATGATCGGCGGCCTGATGTTTATCGTGATGTATGTATGGTACCGCGCCCGGAAGATCAAGAACCGTTATGTGGAATTTGTGCGCATGGAGCACTATATTCCCAAAATGCAGGAGCTCAGCGCCGACCGCTCCATCGCTAAATACGCCACGCATCTGATCTATCTTACCAGCGCCGATAACCCAAAAGAGATCGAACACAAGATCATCTATTCCATCCTGAATAAGAAACCCAAACGCGCCGACATCTACTGGTTCGTACATGTGGACACACTGGATGATCCCTATACAGCGGAATACAAAGTGGAGCATATCATTCCCAATGATATCATCCGCATCGACTTCCGGCTGGGTTTCCGCATACAGCCCCGGATCAATATCATGTTCAAAAAAGTAGTGGAAGACCTGGTAGTGAACAACGAGGTGAACATCATCAGCCGTTATGAAAGTCTGGCCAGCAGCAATACCGTGGGCGACTTCCAGTTTATGGTGATGGAAAAATACCTGAGTCCGGACAATGATCTTCCGTTTATGGAAAAGATCATTATGAAGCTGCACTTCCTGATCAAGCAGATCAGTCTCTCCGAAGAAAAAGGATTCGGGCTGGATCTTTCCAATGTAACCGTGGAAAAATTCCCGCTCATCGTGGCACCGCTTACGAGTGTAAAACTGAACCGCATCCAGGATCCGGAATAA
- a CDS encoding hydrogen peroxide-inducible genes activator, whose protein sequence is MTLQQLEYIIAVDVHRNFVKAADSCYITQPTLSMQIQKLEEELGLKLFDRSKLPVVPTAAGKDVLEYARRILHARNELNRYIEDQKGRLSGQLRIGIIPTLAPYLLPIFVPAFIKKYPDIKLIIHELMTEHIVSYLKEEKIDAGILVTPLNETGITEQVLFYEELMVFTSKKNRAYQKQYILPKDIDTSKLWLLEEGHCFRSQILSICELQKQSKAHSGLEYEAGSLETLKRMVEISDGVTIVPELVTLQMPKSQQQLIRHFKKPVPVREVSLAVHRDFLKEKLVRALQEEILLAVPEQLKKKPSSNVIPIN, encoded by the coding sequence ATGACCCTGCAGCAACTGGAATATATCATCGCGGTGGATGTGCACCGCAATTTTGTAAAGGCCGCCGACTCCTGCTACATCACACAGCCAACATTGAGTATGCAGATCCAGAAACTGGAAGAAGAGCTGGGACTGAAATTGTTTGACCGCAGCAAACTGCCTGTGGTACCCACGGCGGCGGGAAAAGATGTACTGGAATATGCGAGGCGAATCCTGCACGCCCGCAATGAGCTGAACCGCTATATCGAAGATCAGAAAGGACGGCTCTCCGGACAGCTGCGTATCGGGATCATCCCGACATTGGCGCCTTACCTGTTGCCCATTTTTGTGCCGGCCTTTATAAAAAAATACCCGGATATCAAACTGATCATCCACGAGCTGATGACAGAGCACATTGTTTCTTATCTGAAGGAGGAAAAGATCGATGCGGGTATCCTGGTCACTCCACTGAATGAAACGGGTATTACCGAGCAGGTACTGTTTTATGAAGAGCTGATGGTATTCACTTCCAAAAAGAACCGGGCTTACCAGAAGCAGTACATACTGCCCAAAGATATTGATACCAGCAAACTCTGGCTGCTGGAGGAAGGACACTGTTTCCGGTCGCAGATCCTTTCCATCTGCGAATTACAGAAACAAAGCAAGGCGCATTCCGGTCTGGAATATGAAGCCGGCAGCCTGGAAACCCTGAAACGGATGGTAGAGATCAGCGATGGTGTAACGATCGTGCCGGAGCTGGTTACCTTACAAATGCCCAAAAGCCAGCAACAGCTGATCCGGCATTTTAAAAAGCCCGTGCCAGTGCGGGAGGTGAGCCTGGCCGTGCACCGCGATTTTTTAAAGGAGAAACTGGTCAGGGCTCTTCAGGAAGAAATACTGCTTGCCGTGCCGGAGCAGTTAAAGAAAAAACCTTCGTCCAATGTGATCCCGATCAACTAA
- a CDS encoding S66 peptidase family protein: MKVTLPPALQKGATIGIVCPSGFMDAAKAAECIRVLQQWGFRVKTGATLGGNSATYFSGTDAERLQDLQQMLDDNEVQAVLCGRGGYGMGRIIDRIDFKKFRKGPKWVIGYSDITIFLNHIFQNFNIAGLHAPMAAAFNDGGYRNRYVRSLHQALTGEKAVYTVTRSRHNWQGTATGTLVGGNLSLLVNAIGTRSDVRTKGRILFLEDIGEQKYSIDRMLHQLKRSGRLAELAGLIFGGFTDIQDTTRPFGEEIHTILLDIVKEYDYPVCFDFPVSHDKANYALKVGGNYRLTVGKKVQLEEI, encoded by the coding sequence ATGAAAGTTACCCTACCCCCCGCGTTGCAGAAAGGTGCTACCATCGGGATCGTTTGTCCGTCGGGGTTTATGGACGCCGCAAAAGCGGCAGAATGTATACGGGTATTACAGCAATGGGGCTTCCGGGTAAAGACCGGTGCCACGCTGGGAGGGAACTCCGCTACCTATTTTTCGGGTACCGATGCAGAACGGCTGCAGGACCTTCAGCAGATGCTGGACGATAATGAAGTGCAGGCCGTGCTGTGTGGCCGCGGCGGGTACGGGATGGGGCGGATCATTGACCGGATCGATTTTAAGAAATTCCGGAAAGGACCCAAGTGGGTGATCGGCTACAGCGATATCACGATCTTTCTCAATCATATTTTTCAGAATTTTAATATTGCCGGCCTGCACGCACCCATGGCTGCTGCTTTTAACGACGGGGGCTACAGGAACCGTTATGTACGGTCGCTGCACCAGGCGCTCACGGGCGAAAAGGCGGTGTATACCGTGACCCGGTCCCGGCACAACTGGCAGGGTACGGCAACCGGAACGCTGGTGGGAGGTAATCTGTCGCTGCTGGTGAATGCCATCGGCACCCGATCTGATGTGCGCACCAAAGGCCGCATCCTCTTCCTGGAGGATATCGGCGAACAGAAATACAGTATCGACCGGATGCTGCACCAGCTGAAGCGCAGCGGCAGGCTGGCAGAACTGGCCGGATTGATATTTGGAGGCTTTACAGACATACAGGACACCACGCGGCCGTTTGGCGAGGAGATCCACACGATCCTGCTGGATATCGTAAAGGAATATGATTATCCTGTTTGCTTTGATTTTCCGGTGAGTCATGATAAAGCGAACTACGCACTTAAAGTGGGCGGGAACTACCGGCTGACCGTAGGCAAAAAAGTACAGCTGGAGGAGATCTAG